Proteins co-encoded in one Vibrio aquimaris genomic window:
- a CDS encoding META domain-containing protein, with the protein MKFSPKTLLAAVALPIMMTACASNGSDEKQITAQDLQHHNWELVSVDGEMIPSGEGHKKPRLEIGEKLMANGNAGCNNFFGQTELKNNQLRIAKMGMTMKMCIGESMNLEQTFSKTLSQWSDITLTEDSLVLMNETHTLTFKLKDWKK; encoded by the coding sequence ATGAAGTTTAGTCCAAAAACATTACTTGCTGCTGTTGCTCTCCCTATTATGATGACAGCATGTGCGAGCAATGGTAGCGACGAAAAACAAATTACAGCCCAAGATCTTCAGCATCATAATTGGGAACTAGTTAGTGTTGATGGTGAAATGATACCTTCAGGCGAAGGGCATAAAAAGCCACGCCTAGAAATTGGTGAAAAGCTAATGGCAAATGGCAACGCTGGCTGCAATAATTTCTTTGGCCAAACAGAGCTAAAAAATAATCAGTTGCGCATCGCCAAAATGGGTATGACGATGAAAATGTGTATCGGCGAATCGATGAACCTTGAGCAAACATTTTCTAAAACATTGTCACAATGGAGTGATATCACTCTGACTGAAGACAGCTTGGTATTAATGAACGAGACACACACTCTCACTTTCAAGCTCAAAGACTGGAAAAAATAA
- a CDS encoding DUF1289 domain-containing protein yields the protein MEQLELFSVPSPCVGVCTMDDKGYCKGCMRKREERFNWLSFSPAEQLHIIKLCRQRYRRRLANSSEEQEVTTSLTDPQQELF from the coding sequence ATGGAACAGTTAGAACTTTTTTCTGTGCCGAGTCCTTGTGTTGGAGTGTGCACCATGGATGACAAGGGGTATTGCAAAGGCTGCATGCGCAAGCGAGAAGAGCGCTTCAATTGGTTATCGTTTTCGCCAGCAGAGCAGCTACATATCATAAAGCTTTGTCGTCAACGTTACAGGCGAAGATTGGCAAACAGTAGTGAAGAACAAGAAGTGACAACGTCACTAACCGATCCCCAGCAAGAGCTGTTTTAG
- a CDS encoding GspS/AspS pilotin family protein: MKFKIILGILATSIVAGCSSSGEQRQLEMLAQSRASVIAAELPMEVGPLSILRANSKGTMIEIMMVYNQDAPKAIPIQHVLKTSIQSYCSDDETKDNLDVGLTYRIKMRNTRGQLMVDQIVSKQTCQAK; this comes from the coding sequence ATGAAATTCAAAATTATCCTCGGAATACTAGCAACCTCAATAGTTGCTGGATGCTCCTCTTCAGGAGAACAACGTCAGCTTGAGATGTTAGCTCAAAGCAGAGCCAGCGTAATCGCTGCAGAGCTTCCAATGGAGGTAGGTCCACTTTCTATCTTAAGAGCCAATTCTAAGGGGACTATGATAGAAATAATGATGGTTTACAATCAGGATGCCCCAAAAGCAATACCAATCCAACATGTGCTCAAGACTAGCATTCAGAGTTACTGCAGCGATGACGAAACTAAAGATAACTTGGATGTAGGCCTAACCTACAGAATAAAAATGCGCAATACTAGAGGCCAGTTAATGGTTGACCAAATTGTCTCAAAGCAAACATGTCAGGCCAAGTAA
- a CDS encoding YciI family protein — protein MWYVIFSQDVENSLEKRLGVRPAHLARLQKLQDEGRLLTAGPMPAIDSNDPGEAGFSGSTVIAEFESLQQAQDWADADPYVDAGVYKQVTIKPYKKVF, from the coding sequence ATGTGGTACGTAATTTTTTCTCAAGATGTTGAAAATTCGCTCGAAAAAAGATTGGGCGTTCGACCTGCTCATTTAGCTCGTTTACAAAAGCTTCAAGACGAAGGCCGTCTCCTCACGGCTGGCCCTATGCCAGCGATAGACTCGAATGACCCAGGTGAAGCTGGTTTCTCAGGTTCAACCGTTATTGCAGAATTTGAATCACTCCAACAAGCGCAAGACTGGGCAGATGCAGACCCATACGTTGATGCTGGTGTTTATAAACAGGTGACAATTAAGCCGTACAAAAAAGTGTTCTAA
- a CDS encoding septation protein A codes for MKQLLDFIPLIIFFVLYKMQDIYVATGALIIATAVQVILTYLLYRKVEKMQLITFVMVALFGGMTIIFHDDNFIKWKVTIVYVVFALGLAISHAIGKSAIKGMLGKEISLPDPVWAKVTWAWVVFFSFCAGLNIYIAYKLPLDVWVNFKVFGLLAATFGFTVITGVYIYKHLPKQKSESNPGD; via the coding sequence ATGAAACAACTATTAGATTTTATCCCGCTGATTATCTTTTTTGTGCTTTATAAGATGCAAGACATATATGTTGCGACTGGAGCGCTAATTATTGCCACAGCAGTTCAGGTCATACTCACTTACTTGCTATATAGAAAAGTTGAGAAAATGCAATTAATTACTTTCGTCATGGTTGCTTTGTTTGGCGGCATGACGATTATCTTTCACGATGATAACTTCATCAAATGGAAAGTAACGATAGTATATGTGGTTTTTGCTCTTGGTCTTGCCATCAGTCATGCCATAGGTAAATCGGCAATTAAAGGGATGCTAGGCAAAGAGATTAGTCTCCCCGACCCTGTATGGGCAAAAGTAACTTGGGCTTGGGTTGTATTCTTTTCATTTTGTGCGGGCCTCAACATTTATATCGCATACAAACTTCCCCTTGATGTGTGGGTCAATTTCAAAGTATTTGGACTATTAGCTGCAACCTTCGGTTTTACCGTCATTACTGGTGTTTATATATACAAACATTTACCAAAACAAAAATCCGAGTCGAATCCTGGTGACTAG
- the ihfA gene encoding integration host factor subunit alpha, giving the protein MALTKADLAENLFEKLGYSKRDAKETVEAFFEEIRKALESGEQVKLSGFGNFDLREKNERPGRNPKTGEDIPISARRVVTFRPGQKLKARVENAKVKG; this is encoded by the coding sequence ATGGCGCTCACAAAGGCCGATTTGGCTGAGAACCTGTTTGAAAAGCTCGGATACAGTAAACGGGATGCCAAGGAAACGGTTGAGGCGTTTTTCGAAGAGATTCGTAAGGCACTGGAAAGTGGCGAACAGGTAAAACTGTCTGGATTTGGAAATTTCGATCTACGCGAAAAAAATGAACGACCGGGTCGAAACCCAAAGACAGGTGAAGACATTCCAATTAGTGCTCGCCGCGTTGTTACCTTCCGCCCTGGGCAAAAACTGAAGGCTCGCGTTGAAAATGCAAAGGTGAAAGGCTGA
- a CDS encoding HI1450 family dsDNA-mimic protein, which yields MSTLMSYDDVIETAYDIFLEMAPDNLEPADVIIFTAQFDDRGAAELVETGDDWSHHVGFDVDKSLYAEVRIGLVNEEDDTLDDVFARLLISRDPEHKFCHALWKRD from the coding sequence ATGTCCACACTGATGTCCTATGACGACGTGATAGAAACGGCTTATGATATATTTCTCGAAATGGCACCAGACAATCTCGAACCTGCCGATGTCATCATTTTTACTGCACAGTTCGATGACAGAGGAGCAGCAGAATTGGTTGAAACTGGCGATGACTGGTCACACCATGTCGGGTTCGATGTTGATAAAAGTCTGTACGCTGAAGTGAGAATAGGCTTAGTCAATGAGGAAGATGATACCCTTGATGACGTGTTTGCCCGTCTGCTAATCAGCAGAGATCCGGAACATAAGTTCTGTCATGCTCTGTGGAAACGTGACTAA
- the yeiP gene encoding elongation factor P-like protein YeiP — MPRASELKKGFAIESNSKTLLIKDIEVTTPGGRGGAKIYKLRCVDLSTGGRVDERFKSDDVVDTVDMFKRAVAFSYIDGDEYIFMDNEDYTQFTFKKSDIEDELLFVTEEIQGLHVIVVDNNAVGLELPASVELVIEETDPSIKGASASARTKPARFATGLTVQVPEYIATGDRIVINTAERKYMSRA; from the coding sequence ATGCCAAGGGCAAGCGAGCTTAAAAAAGGTTTTGCTATCGAATCAAACAGCAAAACACTGCTAATCAAAGATATTGAAGTCACCACTCCTGGAGGTCGAGGAGGAGCAAAAATATATAAATTACGCTGTGTGGATTTGTCTACTGGTGGACGCGTCGATGAAAGATTCAAGTCTGATGATGTGGTCGATACTGTCGACATGTTCAAACGAGCGGTTGCATTCTCATATATTGATGGTGACGAATACATATTCATGGACAATGAAGACTATACCCAGTTCACATTTAAGAAGTCTGATATTGAAGATGAGTTGCTGTTTGTTACCGAGGAAATTCAAGGTCTTCACGTCATTGTTGTCGACAACAATGCCGTTGGTCTTGAGCTTCCCGCTTCCGTTGAGCTTGTGATAGAAGAAACGGATCCATCAATTAAAGGCGCTTCTGCTTCGGCAAGAACAAAACCCGCTCGCTTTGCGACTGGTTTGACAGTACAAGTCCCCGAATACATTGCAACAGGTGATCGTATTGTGATCAATACGGCTGAGCGCAAATATATGAGCCGAGCGTAA
- a CDS encoding nucleotidyltransferase domain-containing protein, with protein sequence MHLSVIDPNQPLQEMYQPAVDELVTFLKSGLGENLHSVYIYGSVARKRAEPNLSNLDALVVSNESFSDTRTTLFNSIKFRFQKAYPFINGISLTNALAQEVASLDSIFSLGFQLRHCSVCVYGENLAECFGDYEPSWEVAKHWNMDVENWVAVYRNRIARSATPEDQIKAQVIIAKKLLRASYSLVMYKDKNWFDDPIECGNNFLRYYPEKQVEIERLGILLSGRFIAKRSVIGILDGFGEWLVKQYQKTEFRIG encoded by the coding sequence ATGCATCTTTCAGTTATCGACCCTAACCAGCCACTTCAGGAAATGTATCAGCCAGCAGTGGATGAACTTGTGACTTTTCTAAAGAGTGGGCTGGGAGAGAATCTCCATAGTGTATATATCTATGGGAGTGTTGCTCGAAAGCGAGCTGAGCCAAACCTGTCTAATCTTGATGCTCTAGTAGTGTCAAATGAGAGCTTTAGTGATACAAGAACAACCTTGTTTAACTCGATAAAGTTTCGTTTTCAAAAAGCTTACCCATTTATCAACGGGATTTCCCTAACAAACGCTTTAGCTCAAGAAGTCGCTAGTCTTGACAGTATATTCTCTTTGGGCTTTCAGCTGCGCCATTGCTCAGTCTGTGTCTACGGTGAGAACTTAGCAGAGTGCTTCGGTGATTACGAGCCGAGTTGGGAAGTGGCCAAACACTGGAATATGGATGTCGAAAATTGGGTTGCTGTGTATCGTAATCGAATAGCGCGCTCAGCGACACCAGAGGATCAAATAAAGGCCCAAGTGATCATTGCGAAAAAGCTACTTCGAGCCAGCTATTCTCTTGTGATGTATAAAGACAAAAATTGGTTTGATGATCCCATTGAATGCGGGAATAATTTTCTGCGTTATTATCCAGAAAAGCAAGTCGAGATAGAGCGCTTGGGCATTTTGCTATCAGGTCGCTTTATTGCCAAGCGTTCTGTTATAGGCATCCTCGATGGCTTTGGAGAGTGGTTGGTCAAGCAGTATCAAAAAACAGAGTTTCGTATTGGCTAG
- a CDS encoding DNA polymerase II — translation MSIQHGFLLTRQARDISGQTQIELWLKTENGPVQLIINGEKSVFFISQEDTLLCQTLVRSLQINAEIKAVPLTSFGGIKLAACYCHTIKQAQQLSQELKQRDILVLEDDIRLTDRYLMERFIQGGLEFTGIPEQKRGYTKFHHTQCRKCDYTPQLKVVSLDIECSEKGILYSVGLDSSMDSRVIMIGPHQKSETQIEWVENERQLLAAMIRWFEQFDPDVIIGWNVIDFDFRVLHKRAQWHKLKLNIGRAKQNCFFRTSSNTQQAFVSIPGRVVMDGIDTLKTATFHFRSWSLESVSQELLGEGKKIHNVHDRMDEINQMFLKDKPSLAKYNLQDCVLVNKIFSQTHLLEFAIERSKLTGVELDRVGGSVAAFTNLYLPQLHRAGYAAPNLHSENWFASPGGYVMDSIPNLYDSVLVLDFKSLYPSIIRSFLIDPMGLIEGLKLEVGKDEHQAVEGFRGAQFHRSKHFLPAMIEDLWAARDQAKSNSEDVFSQAIKIIMNSFYGVLGSSGCRFFDTRLASSITMRGHEIMKQTKQLIEQQGYQVIYGDTDSTFVALNGQFSQMQADKIGLELVDCINDWWAKHLKEKYNLTSILEIEYETHYKKFLMPTIRGQETGSKKRYAGLIGDGESEKIVFKGLESARTDWTRLSQRFQRQLYSMIFHEQDPSDFVRKFVEQTLAGEFDSEMVYQKRLRRRLHEYQKNIPPQVKAARLADEINSQLGRPLQYQNKGRIEYVITINGPEPLEYLKSSIDYQHYIDKQLKPVAEAILPFVGINFTSLYEPQLGLF, via the coding sequence ATGTCAATACAACATGGATTTTTGTTGACTCGCCAAGCCAGAGACATCTCAGGTCAAACCCAGATAGAGCTCTGGCTAAAAACAGAGAACGGCCCCGTTCAGCTCATTATCAACGGGGAAAAGTCTGTATTTTTTATTTCTCAAGAAGACACGTTGCTATGCCAAACCTTAGTACGCTCTTTACAGATTAACGCTGAAATCAAGGCCGTACCGCTTACCAGCTTTGGTGGTATAAAACTCGCCGCTTGCTATTGCCACACCATCAAGCAAGCGCAACAGCTAAGCCAAGAGCTCAAACAAAGAGACATACTGGTTCTTGAAGATGATATTCGTCTGACAGATCGTTATTTAATGGAGCGCTTTATTCAAGGCGGCCTTGAATTTACTGGAATACCAGAGCAAAAGCGAGGCTACACAAAATTTCATCACACTCAATGCCGAAAATGCGATTATACACCGCAGTTGAAAGTGGTTTCCTTAGATATTGAGTGCTCAGAAAAAGGCATATTGTATTCGGTTGGGCTCGATAGCTCGATGGACAGTCGAGTCATCATGATAGGTCCCCATCAGAAATCGGAGACTCAGATCGAGTGGGTCGAAAACGAACGCCAACTCTTAGCTGCCATGATTCGCTGGTTTGAGCAATTTGACCCTGACGTCATCATTGGCTGGAATGTAATTGATTTTGATTTTCGAGTTCTGCACAAACGCGCTCAGTGGCATAAGCTCAAATTGAACATAGGCCGGGCTAAACAGAATTGCTTCTTTCGTACCTCCTCAAATACCCAACAAGCTTTTGTGTCTATTCCAGGTAGAGTCGTGATGGACGGCATTGACACACTTAAAACGGCGACCTTTCACTTTCGCAGTTGGTCACTTGAATCTGTCTCTCAAGAGTTATTAGGCGAAGGGAAAAAAATCCATAATGTCCACGATAGAATGGATGAAATAAACCAGATGTTTCTCAAAGATAAGCCCTCTTTGGCAAAATATAACCTTCAAGACTGTGTCCTGGTAAATAAAATCTTCTCTCAAACTCATTTACTTGAGTTTGCTATCGAGCGCTCAAAACTCACAGGCGTAGAGCTGGACCGTGTCGGAGGCTCTGTTGCAGCATTCACCAATTTATATTTGCCTCAACTTCACCGAGCAGGCTATGCGGCTCCCAATTTACACTCTGAGAACTGGTTCGCAAGCCCTGGTGGTTATGTCATGGATTCAATACCAAATCTTTATGATTCTGTTTTGGTCCTTGATTTTAAAAGCCTGTATCCATCAATAATTCGGTCGTTTCTGATTGACCCTATGGGTTTAATCGAAGGATTAAAGTTAGAAGTTGGCAAGGACGAACATCAAGCGGTAGAAGGTTTTCGAGGAGCACAGTTTCATCGCAGTAAGCATTTTCTTCCGGCTATGATTGAAGACCTTTGGGCAGCTCGAGACCAAGCTAAAAGCAATAGCGAAGACGTATTTTCACAGGCCATTAAGATTATCATGAATTCATTTTACGGTGTGCTTGGGTCTTCTGGCTGCCGTTTCTTTGATACTCGCTTAGCATCAAGTATCACAATGCGTGGGCATGAAATCATGAAACAAACTAAGCAGTTAATTGAGCAACAAGGTTATCAAGTGATCTATGGTGATACCGATTCAACCTTTGTTGCCTTAAACGGTCAGTTCTCACAAATGCAAGCTGATAAGATAGGGCTAGAGCTCGTAGACTGCATTAACGATTGGTGGGCAAAGCACCTCAAAGAAAAATACAACCTGACCTCAATCCTTGAGATAGAGTATGAGACGCATTATAAGAAGTTTCTTATGCCAACGATTCGAGGTCAAGAAACAGGATCAAAAAAACGTTATGCCGGACTCATTGGTGACGGTGAGTCAGAAAAAATTGTATTCAAAGGCCTAGAAAGCGCTCGTACCGATTGGACTCGCCTGTCCCAACGTTTTCAGCGTCAGCTCTATTCGATGATCTTCCATGAACAAGATCCCTCAGACTTTGTTCGAAAGTTTGTCGAGCAAACATTAGCTGGGGAGTTTGATTCAGAAATGGTGTATCAGAAGCGCCTTCGGCGCAGGCTCCATGAATATCAAAAAAATATTCCTCCACAAGTAAAGGCCGCTCGCTTAGCCGATGAAATAAACTCACAATTGGGAAGGCCTCTTCAATACCAAAATAAAGGCAGAATTGAGTATGTCATTACTATTAACGGGCCAGAGCCGCTGGAATACTTAAAAAGCTCTATCGATTACCAGCACTACATCGATAAGCAACTTAAGCCTGTCGCAGAAGCCATTCTGCCATTTGTGGGAATCAATTTTACTAGCCTATACGAGCCTCAGCTTGGTTTGTTCTAA
- a CDS encoding DUF4105 domain-containing protein translates to MKLYLIKSASLLSLYLFVPNAFSANKFEVKMLAQDPYWLKLGHYLPSFLSGYQSTIDNEQFFISPNGKHSPVQELQATITKLYSEDQEIAKEMQCRFPARYSWLESLQGRQATLSCPELNTWREIIDPEGLTLVFPTAFMNNPSSMFGHTLLRIDAKDQTRHKELVAFAVNFAAEPDSQDNSAAFAIKGLIGQYPGRFAVMPYYKKVREYNDIESRDIWEYKLKLTPEEVEKILLHLWEMQNAELDYYFLDENCSYQLLSLLEIAREDLALTKEFSVQAIPSDTVRVLAENDLLEAPYYRAAFGTRLLHQANEVDARLFEAAKKATHGNYPDKSEFSDTEQAAILELAYEWLNFQLYDQGLERDPTAKRLTKLLYLRSKIKVPSPFSPVEPPLVSPEQGHASARFGLGYQYWDDTSNQTTLEWRAAYHDLFDSQDGFVAGAQINFLDTQLTLSQEGTTRLDRFYLFDAMALAPSNRVFNSWSWNVRTGMDRQPKSDAMDERWFAQGGYGKSWGDSDKTHVYTLLSGELNGGKLTDYDLVSGVGIEAGALFQITPKHRLGLQAQYHALIHSDQDSHSNLSVSWNWSLTSNVALRTQIGYKQWYLEDIGIKVSGLIYY, encoded by the coding sequence ATGAAGTTGTACCTTATCAAAAGTGCCTCACTGCTTAGCTTATATCTGTTTGTTCCAAATGCCTTCTCTGCTAACAAATTTGAGGTCAAAATGCTGGCTCAAGACCCCTATTGGCTCAAACTAGGCCATTACCTACCCAGTTTCTTATCCGGCTACCAAAGTACCATAGATAATGAACAATTCTTTATTTCGCCAAATGGCAAGCATTCACCAGTGCAAGAATTACAAGCAACCATAACCAAGCTTTACTCGGAGGATCAAGAAATTGCCAAAGAGATGCAATGCCGTTTCCCAGCAAGATACTCTTGGCTAGAAAGCCTGCAAGGTAGACAAGCCACACTCTCATGCCCTGAATTAAACACATGGAGAGAAATCATTGATCCAGAAGGCCTGACACTCGTGTTCCCGACTGCATTTATGAATAACCCCTCTTCCATGTTCGGTCATACTCTGCTCCGTATCGATGCCAAGGATCAGACTCGACACAAAGAATTAGTCGCCTTTGCCGTCAATTTTGCCGCAGAGCCTGACAGTCAAGACAACTCTGCAGCATTTGCTATCAAGGGCTTAATTGGCCAGTATCCTGGTCGATTCGCCGTTATGCCCTACTATAAGAAAGTTCGCGAATATAACGACATTGAGTCTAGAGATATTTGGGAATACAAGCTGAAACTTACACCAGAAGAAGTCGAAAAAATATTACTCCATTTGTGGGAAATGCAAAACGCTGAATTAGACTACTACTTTCTTGATGAAAACTGCTCTTATCAATTGCTGTCCTTACTGGAAATTGCCCGAGAAGACTTGGCTCTAACAAAAGAGTTTTCCGTGCAAGCAATTCCTTCAGACACAGTTCGGGTTCTCGCTGAAAACGATTTGCTGGAAGCGCCCTATTATAGAGCCGCTTTCGGCACTCGACTTTTACATCAAGCCAATGAAGTCGATGCGCGCCTGTTTGAAGCAGCAAAAAAGGCAACCCACGGTAATTATCCAGATAAGTCCGAATTCTCAGATACAGAGCAAGCAGCAATACTAGAGCTTGCCTATGAATGGCTAAACTTCCAGCTTTATGATCAGGGTTTAGAGCGGGATCCAACTGCTAAACGACTAACCAAGCTCCTTTATTTAAGGAGCAAAATAAAAGTCCCTTCGCCATTTTCACCTGTTGAACCGCCGCTCGTATCGCCAGAGCAAGGTCATGCTTCTGCTCGATTTGGTTTGGGTTATCAATATTGGGACGACACAAGCAATCAAACTACTCTGGAATGGCGAGCCGCGTATCATGATCTATTTGACTCTCAAGATGGTTTTGTCGCGGGTGCGCAAATTAATTTTCTCGATACACAGCTGACGCTCAGCCAAGAAGGCACAACTAGGCTGGATAGGTTTTACCTCTTCGATGCCATGGCACTCGCCCCCAGCAACAGAGTTTTTAACAGCTGGTCTTGGAATGTACGCACTGGGATGGATCGCCAACCAAAATCAGACGCTATGGACGAACGTTGGTTTGCCCAAGGCGGCTATGGAAAATCATGGGGAGATTCAGATAAAACACATGTTTATACGCTATTATCCGGTGAGTTAAACGGTGGAAAACTCACTGACTATGACCTCGTTTCGGGAGTAGGTATTGAAGCTGGTGCTTTATTCCAGATAACCCCAAAGCATAGGCTTGGTTTACAAGCGCAATATCATGCACTCATACATTCCGATCAAGATTCCCATTCAAACCTCAGTGTCAGTTGGAATTGGTCACTCACCTCCAATGTTGCGCTCAGAACGCAGATTGGTTATAAGCAATGGTATTTAGAAGATATTGGCATCAAAGTGAGTGGATTAATTTACTATTAG
- a CDS encoding DUF3015 domain-containing protein, which produces MKKLLAATVLATTLPLSGLALADSDVGCGFGTMVFDGSEGKVPKILAATTNGLLGNQTFGITFGTLGCDGTGKVTSSEKLAMFIDGNIDNLARDMAKGQGETLATLSEVWGLDDADKARFNALVQDKFSDVFVSENVTSQEVFANLNNVVASDSELAHYAI; this is translated from the coding sequence ATGAAAAAGCTTCTAGCAGCGACAGTTTTGGCCACTACATTACCTTTGTCTGGTTTGGCACTGGCAGACTCTGATGTGGGCTGTGGTTTCGGCACCATGGTATTTGATGGTAGTGAAGGGAAAGTGCCCAAAATTCTTGCAGCAACTACAAACGGCCTATTGGGCAACCAAACTTTTGGTATTACGTTTGGTACTCTAGGTTGTGATGGTACGGGTAAAGTCACCTCTTCAGAAAAACTCGCTATGTTTATCGATGGAAATATAGATAATCTCGCTCGTGATATGGCAAAGGGTCAAGGCGAAACCTTAGCGACACTTTCCGAAGTATGGGGACTTGACGACGCTGACAAAGCAAGATTCAATGCTTTAGTACAAGACAAGTTCTCTGATGTCTTTGTTTCAGAGAATGTTACCTCTCAAGAAGTGTTCGCTAATCTCAATAATGTCGTTGCAAGCGATAGCGAGCTTGCTCACTACGCTATCTAA
- the uvrY gene encoding UvrY/SirA/GacA family response regulator transcription factor: MINVFLVDDHELVRTGIRRIIEDVRGMNVAGEAESGEDAVKWCRANHTDVILMDMNMPGIGGLESTKKILRFNPDVKIIVLTVHTENPFPTKVMQAGAAGYLTKGAGPDEMVNAIRIVNSGQRYISPDIAQQMALSQFSSASENPFAELSERELQIMMMITKGQKVTDISEQLNLSPKTVNSYRYRLFNKLGINGDVELTHLAIRHGMLDTETL; encoded by the coding sequence TTGATAAATGTTTTCCTTGTAGATGATCACGAGCTGGTTCGCACAGGGATACGACGTATTATTGAAGACGTCCGTGGAATGAACGTAGCAGGGGAAGCTGAAAGCGGTGAAGACGCAGTAAAGTGGTGTCGGGCAAATCATACCGATGTCATTTTAATGGATATGAACATGCCGGGTATTGGGGGCTTAGAGTCAACCAAGAAAATCTTGCGTTTTAATCCTGATGTGAAAATCATCGTTTTAACTGTTCATACGGAGAATCCGTTTCCAACCAAAGTGATGCAAGCAGGTGCGGCAGGGTACCTGACAAAAGGGGCGGGGCCAGATGAAATGGTCAACGCAATACGTATTGTAAATAGTGGTCAGCGTTATATCTCTCCTGATATCGCGCAGCAGATGGCGTTGAGCCAATTTTCTTCTGCGTCAGAGAATCCGTTTGCAGAGCTTTCTGAGCGTGAGTTGCAAATAATGATGATGATCACCAAAGGACAAAAAGTTACCGATATATCCGAGCAACTTAACTTAAGTCCTAAAACAGTGAACAGCTACAGATACCGGTTATTTAACAAGCTCGGTATCAATGGTGATGTTGAGCTGACCCATTTAGCCATTCGCCATGGAATGTTAGATACTGAGACTTTGTAG